One region of Deinococcus fonticola genomic DNA includes:
- the panC gene encoding pantoate--beta-alanine ligase produces MTEPQVFTDPAELRAALQGRGTVGFVPTMGYLHDGHATLMRWARQSCDTVVLSIYVNPLQFGPNEDYASYPRDLERDLKVARSAGVDFVFAPSDANMYPPGFSTRVSVNGVSDTLDGLSRPGHFTGVATVVLKLLNLVRPDKVFLGEKDWQQVAVLRRMITDLNVAVEVVGVPTVRSEEAASLGLALSSRNSYLNEEQKARATVLSRALRAVQAAYAAGERDTQALKQAGLNVLKTEPDAQLDYLTVVDSNLQETPRIAEDPFNRILIAARMFGVRLIDNMPLSANNGAHS; encoded by the coding sequence GTGACTGAGCCGCAGGTGTTTACCGATCCCGCAGAGTTGCGGGCCGCGCTGCAAGGCAGGGGCACCGTCGGGTTCGTGCCGACCATGGGGTATCTGCATGACGGTCACGCCACGCTGATGCGCTGGGCGCGGCAATCGTGCGACACGGTGGTGCTCAGCATCTATGTGAACCCGCTGCAATTCGGCCCCAACGAGGACTACGCCAGTTATCCGCGTGACCTGGAGCGGGATCTGAAGGTGGCGCGGAGCGCCGGGGTGGACTTCGTGTTTGCCCCCAGCGACGCGAACATGTACCCGCCAGGCTTCAGCACCCGCGTCAGCGTGAATGGCGTTTCCGACACGCTGGACGGGTTGTCGCGGCCTGGGCATTTCACGGGTGTGGCGACGGTGGTGCTGAAACTCCTGAACCTGGTGCGGCCCGATAAGGTGTTTCTGGGCGAGAAGGACTGGCAGCAGGTGGCCGTGCTGCGCCGCATGATCACCGACCTGAACGTGGCGGTGGAGGTGGTGGGCGTGCCCACCGTGCGCTCGGAGGAGGCCGCGAGCCTGGGCCTGGCGCTGAGCAGCCGCAATAGCTACCTGAACGAGGAGCAGAAAGCGCGGGCCACGGTGCTCTCGCGTGCCCTGCGGGCGGTGCAGGCCGCTTATGCGGCAGGGGAACGCGACACCCAGGCCCTGAAACAGGCCGGCCTGAACGTCCTGAAGACTGAACCGGACGCCCAACTGGATTACCTGACGGTCGTAGACAGCAACTTGCAGGAGACCCCGAGGATTGCGGAGGATCCTTTTAACCGCATTCTGATCGCGGCCCGCATGTTCGGCGTGCGGCTCATCGACAATATGCCCCTGAGCGCGAATAATGGAGCGCACTCATGA
- a CDS encoding phage holin family protein, with translation MGFLLRLIVNAVALYLLTQVYGGVSFAPGADALSVLLAALVMGIVNALIRPVLMLLSLPVNVLTLGLFTLVVNGVVLWLVASVTALNVNGFGAAIIGALLLTVISWVLDAVVGALGLDGQRD, from the coding sequence ATGGGATTCCTGTTACGGCTGATCGTGAATGCGGTGGCCCTGTATCTGCTGACACAGGTGTACGGCGGGGTGTCGTTCGCGCCGGGGGCAGATGCCCTGAGCGTGCTGCTGGCGGCGCTGGTCATGGGGATCGTGAATGCCCTGATTCGCCCGGTGCTCATGCTGCTGTCGCTGCCGGTCAACGTCCTGACATTGGGCCTGTTCACGCTGGTGGTCAACGGGGTGGTGCTGTGGCTGGTGGCGTCCGTGACCGCGCTCAACGTGAACGGCTTCGGCGCGGCGATCATCGGGGCGCTGCTCCTGACGGTCATTTCGTGGGTGCTGGACGCCGTGGTGGGCGCTCTGGGGTTGGACGGTCAGCGTGACTGA
- the polA gene encoding DNA polymerase I, whose protein sequence is MSAAPTTLVLIDGHALAFRSLFALRRGEPHVPRLSNSAGEATDAIQGFLSMTLRLARQRSNQVIVVFDPPVKTFRHEQFEGYKAGRADAPSDLSGQINRIREIVDALGLPRMEVNGYEADDVIGTLTRMAEGTNMQVRIVTSDRDSYQLLDDHVRVIASDFSLVGPDEVLEKYGVTVKQWVDFRALTGDASDNIPGAKGIGPKTAAKLLQEYGNLEKMYEAAKAGTLKPDGVRQKLLDSEQDVEFSHKLSCMVTDLPLDVTLGTPRGEGNPERLQELLLELELHTIRKQVAALNAAENAGDALPDSVLDEQAEAEGAGRVAALPDMTIAAWKTPAQDVVWGYVLSREDDLTAALTEAATFKGGVARVAPVTEPDEWQQAEPPAPVSLFGDTEPLTKKQQKELEKAQKDAEKKRAKLRAEFPCTVNEEEFVGQRTVTAAGAKALAAHLSVRGLHLEPGDDPLLMAYLLDPANMNMPLTVKRYMDMEWPSDAATRAAITAHLLNEFPSLLDPARRKLYNDMEKPLSAVLKRMEVRGVKLDSEYIQTMNLQAGVTLAELERQIHTHAGEEFQIRSPKQLETVLYDKLGLASSKKTKLTGQRSTAVSALEPLREEHPIIPLLLEYRELDKLRGTYLEPLPNLVNPRTGRLHTTFAQTAVATGRLSSLNPNLQNIPIRSALGREIRKGFIAEAGFCLISADYSQIELRLLAHIADDPLMQQAFNEGADIHRRTAAQVLGLDEATVDAGQRRAAKTVNFGVLYGMSAHRLSNDLGIPYEEAAGFIKTYFDTYPGIRRYIDQTLSAGRTKGYVETLYGRRRYVPELNSSNRNVREAGERLAYNMPIQGTAADIIKLAMIELDGKLDDLGARLLLQVHDELLIEAPCDRADDVAAVTREIMEGAAQLKVPLAVEVGVGPNWYDTK, encoded by the coding sequence ATGTCCGCTGCCCCGACTACCCTTGTTTTGATCGACGGTCACGCGCTGGCCTTCCGCTCCCTGTTCGCGCTGAGGCGCGGTGAGCCGCACGTTCCGCGCCTGTCGAACAGTGCGGGCGAGGCCACCGACGCCATCCAGGGGTTCCTGAGCATGACCCTGCGACTGGCCAGGCAGCGCAGCAATCAGGTGATCGTGGTGTTCGACCCGCCGGTCAAGACCTTCCGGCACGAGCAGTTCGAAGGGTACAAGGCGGGCCGGGCCGACGCGCCGAGCGACCTGTCGGGGCAGATCAACCGCATCCGGGAAATCGTGGACGCGCTGGGCTTGCCGCGCATGGAGGTGAACGGCTACGAGGCGGACGACGTGATCGGCACCCTGACGCGCATGGCCGAGGGCACGAACATGCAGGTGCGGATCGTGACCAGTGACCGCGACTCTTACCAGCTCCTGGATGACCACGTGCGCGTGATCGCCAGTGATTTCTCCTTGGTCGGCCCCGACGAGGTGCTGGAAAAGTACGGCGTGACCGTCAAGCAGTGGGTAGACTTCCGCGCCCTGACCGGGGACGCCAGCGACAACATTCCCGGCGCGAAGGGCATCGGGCCGAAAACGGCGGCGAAACTGCTTCAGGAGTACGGGAACCTGGAGAAGATGTACGAGGCCGCGAAAGCGGGGACGCTGAAGCCCGACGGCGTGCGTCAGAAACTGCTGGACAGTGAGCAGGACGTGGAGTTCAGCCACAAGCTGTCGTGTATGGTGACGGATCTGCCGCTGGACGTGACACTGGGAACGCCGCGCGGCGAGGGCAATCCGGAGCGGCTGCAGGAGTTGCTGCTGGAACTGGAGTTGCACACCATTCGCAAACAGGTGGCGGCCCTGAACGCGGCGGAGAATGCGGGCGATGCCCTGCCGGACTCCGTGCTGGACGAGCAGGCCGAAGCCGAGGGCGCAGGCCGGGTGGCCGCGCTACCCGACATGACCATTGCCGCCTGGAAAACGCCTGCGCAGGACGTGGTGTGGGGCTACGTGCTGTCGCGCGAGGACGACCTGACGGCGGCCCTGACCGAAGCGGCGACCTTCAAAGGCGGCGTGGCCCGCGTTGCGCCCGTCACGGAACCCGACGAGTGGCAGCAGGCCGAACCGCCCGCGCCCGTGAGCCTGTTCGGGGACACCGAACCCCTCACGAAGAAACAGCAGAAGGAACTGGAGAAAGCGCAGAAGGACGCCGAGAAGAAACGCGCCAAACTGCGGGCCGAATTTCCCTGTACCGTGAACGAGGAAGAATTCGTGGGCCAGCGCACCGTGACGGCGGCGGGCGCCAAGGCCCTGGCGGCCCACCTGAGCGTGCGCGGCCTGCACCTGGAGCCCGGCGACGACCCCCTGCTGATGGCTTATCTGCTCGATCCGGCAAACATGAACATGCCGCTGACCGTGAAGCGTTACATGGACATGGAATGGCCCAGCGACGCGGCCACCCGCGCCGCCATCACCGCGCACCTGCTGAACGAGTTCCCCAGCCTGCTTGACCCGGCCCGCCGCAAGCTGTACAACGACATGGAAAAACCCCTGTCCGCCGTGCTCAAGCGCATGGAAGTGCGCGGCGTGAAACTGGACAGCGAGTACATCCAGACCATGAATCTTCAGGCGGGCGTGACGCTGGCGGAACTGGAACGCCAGATTCACACGCACGCGGGCGAGGAATTCCAGATTCGCAGCCCCAAGCAACTGGAAACCGTGCTGTACGACAAACTGGGCCTGGCCAGCAGCAAGAAGACCAAGCTGACCGGCCAGCGCAGCACCGCCGTTTCCGCGCTCGAACCCCTGCGCGAGGAACATCCCATCATTCCCCTGCTGCTGGAATACCGCGAACTGGATAAGCTGCGCGGCACGTACCTGGAGCCATTACCGAACCTGGTGAACCCGCGCACCGGGCGGCTGCACACCACTTTCGCGCAGACGGCGGTGGCCACCGGCCGCCTGTCGAGCCTCAACCCCAACCTTCAGAACATTCCTATCCGCAGCGCTCTGGGCCGCGAAATCCGCAAGGGCTTCATCGCCGAGGCGGGCTTTTGCCTGATCAGCGCCGACTACTCGCAGATTGAACTGCGACTGCTGGCCCACATTGCCGACGACCCCCTGATGCAGCAGGCCTTCAACGAGGGCGCGGATATTCACCGCCGCACCGCCGCGCAGGTGCTGGGCCTGGACGAGGCCACCGTGGACGCCGGGCAGCGCCGCGCCGCCAAGACCGTGAACTTCGGCGTGCTGTACGGCATGAGCGCCCACCGCCTCAGCAACGACCTCGGCATTCCGTACGAGGAAGCGGCGGGGTTCATCAAGACGTACTTCGATACGTACCCTGGCATCCGCCGGTACATCGACCAGACCCTCAGTGCCGGGCGCACCAAAGGGTATGTAGAAACCCTGTATGGACGCCGCCGCTACGTCCCTGAACTGAACAGCAGCAACCGCAACGTCCGCGAAGCTGGCGAGCGCCTGGCGTACAACATGCCCATTCAGGGCACCGCCGCCGACATCATTAAGCTGGCCATGATCGAACTGGACGGCAAACTCGACGACCTGGGCGCCAGGTTGCTGCTTCAGGTTCACGACGAACTGCTGATCGAGGCCCCGTGCGACCGCGCCGACGACGTGGCCGCCGTCACCCGGGAAATCATGGAAGGGGCCGCGCAACTGAAGGTTCCGCTGGCGGTGGAAGTCGGCGTGGGGCCCAACTGGTACGACACGAAATGA